One Pichia kudriavzevii chromosome 3, complete sequence genomic window carries:
- a CDS encoding uncharacterized protein (PKUD0C10860), whose translation MSLTSMPPSPEQLPFVGSPRIISVQNRQEKSPNFSHQGDPKRLSLSPSFSLSNRNNLGTSDMLKSPVRSPRGGNMITVTDAISNPARTSVNMDVKHLPNIEDSPQLLATSVGAEIGSELVPSISNISLLSLNQLNSTPASLSNNNIPQNLNPSYNVDSNLSPEETAAYRSNSFAQRHFNNQRQPNLPPIQHSTFSVGGSRKSSFHSPTLTSSPYFNSASRPRMRRQSSNVSHQQQSFSIASFVKNKPNQTTTRRKTSTGDMLYEPDSPSLDPVSLSGSPSNFMLTQTSPPSSLKSNSLLSSTQFPLCKNTFRSSNTRKSSLSMLNSNVSQLKLLVNNLTDEQSFYQIPMNRNDSSSSIGRRSPELRPVNATLPPMTPLNLSAHDSLSGRSNSVAIIDDDEEEEEGYDEETTSCHAGNTRKHSINKEVSGIRNNTESQMIGAVGRVDSLKTGDELTKVSTDKDDIFGQNIED comes from the coding sequence ATGTCTCTCACCTCCATGCCTCCATCTCCCGAACAATTACCATTTGTGGGTTCTCCCCGGATCATTTCGGTGCAAAACAGACAAGAGAAGTCTCCCAATTTTTCCCATCAAGGGGATCCTAAGAGACTATCACTCTCACCAAGCTTTTCTCTCTCAAACAGAAACAATTTGGGAACTTCTGATATGCTAAAATCACCCGTAAGATCACCAAGAGGAGGAAATATGATAACAGTTACTGACGCAATAAGTAATCCAGCTAGAACAAGTGTCAATATGGACGTGAAACATCTGCCAAACATAGAAGATTCTCCACAGCTTCTAGCTACGTCGGTCGGTGCTGAAATAGGTAGTGAGTTAGTGCCCTCCATATCCAATATATCGCTGCTGTCTTTAAACCAACTAAACAGCACGCCAGCTTCACTcagcaataacaatattCCTCAAAACCTGAATCCCTCGTACAATGTTGACTCCAATTTGAGCCCAGAAGAAACTGCAGCATACAGAAGTAATAGTTTTGCCCAACGGCATTTTAATAACCAGAGACAGCCAAACTTACCGCCAATTCAACACTCAACATTTTCGGTTGGCGGTAGCAGAAAGTCGTCTTTTCACTCTCCTACCCTGACCAGTTCACCTTATTTCAATAGTGCTAGTCGACCTCGTATGAGAAGACAAAGTTCAAACGTATCACATCAGCAGCAGAgcttttcaattgcttctTTTGTGAAGAACAAACCAAACCAAACAACCACCAGACGAAAAACTTCAACCGGTGATATGCTCTATGAACCAGATTCACCATCCCTAGATCCCGTTTCGTTGTCAGGCTCACCTTCTAACTTCATGTTGACACAAACATCTCCTCCAAGTTCCCTTAAATCAAACTCATTGTTATCCTCTACCCAGTTTCCCCTTTGCAAAAATACATTCAGATCATCTAACACTAGAAAATCTTCATTATCTATGTTGAACTCAAATGTGTCCCAGCTTAAACTCCTGGTGAACAACCTCACAGATGAGCAGTCTTTTTACCAAATTCCAATGAATAGAAATGACTCGTCAAGTTCTATTGGCAGAAGATCACCAGAATTGCGTCCTGTAAATGCTACTTTACCTCCAATGACGCCGCTTAACTTATCTGCACACGACTCGTTAAGTGGAAGATCAAATTCAGTTGCAATTAtagatgacgatgaagaagaagaagagggtTATGACGAGGAAACTACCAGCTGCCATGCTGGTAATACTAGGAAGCACAGTATAAACAAAGAAGTCAGTGGTATTAGAAATAACACGGAAAGTCAAATGATAGGTGCTGTTGGCCGAGTCGACAGCCTAAAGACTGGAGATGAATTGACTAAAGTTTCAACCGATAAGGATGATATATTTGGccaaaatattgaagattgA
- a CDS encoding uncharacterized protein (PKUD0C10870; similar to Saccharomyces cerevisiae YCR026C (NPP1) and YEL016C (NPP2); ancestral locus Anc_1.444), with protein sequence MSSTGSQFAVDIPVTDLDEDIDDFRIPVEELDNDFDSRRSLDLRDLNFDSNNSGVFRRGWKALSGIFSRQGKFTRLPPPASDDIEMINRAAANIGDLEFDFDHVPYRRKSGGCLKQKVWRYVGAVCSSKVLILPLVVSVIGLTIAVFILMRHGNRDVLEYPGNIDGSISRENKLTLLFSVAGLHPHFISSELMPFLTSILDSESSLFTPFMVQSNPVLSDTNLWTIATGLTPAHNGYIDDDFYDPALGEYRMEFNSKWLLGEPIWKTVAQQYSKAFTFNWVIPDDEEPDLHYTFEDHGDDQLEDQLERLEDLLTNRKDTKINLLLSQITSLEYSIKEYGLGHKKTRKMIKKIDKFIEKVYKLLLKKKLKDLTNVIITSNGGYAPVTEDRIIRLDSLVEMVSDVQRVVGTTIKGIYPSESIDANDLYLKLRENLKNHPLRNYFNVYRKKHAGSVIYGDESERIAPIIIAPTPGYLIDGSAGFKSGYLHDEAMMRSVFVATGPYFGQFAGIVEPFDSVHLFNMICRSLGITPTQNDGHESFLTDKANYIHNYEWVDMKGYPHVNFDFEYIKEKSYIETKFKTASKPADVLNPSLGTDETPQNINRLKPIFSKPLDTSDGTDSSDTGPPENNTGEDGDYNNQLNEVSEDGNTGDSTTESSAPDMGDDKVVSETGTIENKEGDNEEGTKTLDEAENEEESEDEIGTGEDGENDRESWWKTIKGKIENTVDDLKEDFDDFVEHIHSSHDADSDT encoded by the coding sequence ATGTCCAGCACTGGATCCCAGTTTGCCGTAGATATCCCCGTGACAGACCTGGACGAGGACATTGATGACTTTAGAATCCCCGTTGAAGAGTTGGACAATGACTTTGACTCTAGAAGGTCACTCGATCTAAGGGACTTGAATTTTGACAGTAACAACAGTGGTGTTTTCAGAAGAGGCTGGAAGGCACTATCAGGGATTTTCTCCCGACAGGGGAAGTTCACTAGGCTACCACCGCCTGCAAGCGACGATATTGAAATGATCAATAGAGCAGCTGCAAACATTGGTGATTTggaatttgattttgatcaTGTCCCATACAGGCGCAAAAGTGGGGGTTGTCTCAAACAGAAAGTATGGAGGTACGTTGGCGCCGTTTGCTCATCAAAAGTGTTGATTCTCCCATTGGTTGTATCTGTAATAGGGTTGACCATAGCGGTGTTCATCTTAATGAGACATGGCAATAGAGACGTTTTAGAGTATCCAGGTAATATCGATGGTTCAATCTCAAGGGAAAACAAGCTAACACTGCTATTTTCAGTTGCTGGATTGCATCCGCATTTTATATCGTCAGAGTTAATGCCATTTCTGACAAGTATATTAGATTCAGAGTCGTCCTTGTTCACCCCCTTTATGGTGCAAAGTAACCCTGTACTAAGTGACACCAACTTATGGACAATTGCAACGGGCTTGACCCCAGCGCACAATGGATATATTGATGACGATTTCTATGATCCTGCACTGGGGGAATATCGTATGGAATTCAATAGTAAATGGTTGTTAGGAGAACCTATTTGGAAAACAGTAGCCCAACAGTATTCAAAAGCATTTACTTTTAACTGGGTCATTCCAGACGACGAAGAACCAGATCTTCATTATACCTTTGAGGACCATGGTGACGATCAGTTGGAAGATCAACTGGAACGGTTAGAAGATTTATTGACAAATCGTAAAGACACCAAGATAAATTTACTACTGTCGCAAATAACTTCCCTTGAATACTCAATAAAAGAATACGGATTGGGTCATAAGAAGACCCGGAAAatgatcaaaaaaatcGATAAGTTTATCGAAAAAGTATATAAgcttttattgaaaaagaaattgaaagatttaaCAAATGTCATCATCACGTCAAATGGTGGCTATGCTCCAGTTACTGAAGATAGGATTATCCGGTTAGATTCTTTGGTAGAAATGGTGTCGGATGTTCAACGAGTTGTTGGTACTACGATAAAGGGAATATACCCATCCGAATCTATTGATGCAAATgatttatatttgaaactgaGGGAAAACTTAAAAAATCATCCTTTAAGGAATTACTTCAACGTCTACCGAAAGAAACACGCCGGCTCGGTAATATACGGTGATGAAAGTGAAAGAATAGCTCCTATAATAATTGCACCTACCCCTGGGTATTTGATTGATGGATCAGCAGGGTTTAAGTCTGGCTACTTACATGACGAAGCGATGATGAGGTCTGTTTTCGTGGCAACTGGTCCTTACTTTGGCCAATTTGCAGGTATCGTTGAACCTTTTGACAGTGTCCATCTCTTCAATATGATTTGTCGGAGTTTGGGTATCACACCAACACAAAACGACGGCCATGAGTCATTTCTAACAGATAAGGCCAACTATATCCATAACTATGAATGGGTAGATATGAAGGGGTATCCACATGTtaactttgattttgagtACATCAAGGAGAAGTCGTATATAGaaaccaaattcaaaaccGCCTCAAAGCCTGCAGATGTCCTAAATCCATCACTGGGGACAGACGAGACCCCACAAAACATAAACAGATTAAAGCCCATATTTTCAAAGCCTCTTGATACATCGGATGGAACCGATAGTTCGGATACTGGCCCACCTGAAAACAACACTGGAGAGGACGGAGATTATAACAATCAACTTAACGAAGTTTCTGAAGATGGGAATACAGGGGATTCCACAACAGAGAGTAGTGCGCCAGACATGGGGGATGATAAAGTCGTCTCGGAAACTGGTACtatagaaaataaagagggtgacaatgaagaaggaaCTAAAACCTTGGATGAGgctgaaaatgaagaagagagtGAGGACGAAATTGGAACAGGTGAAGACGGAGAAAACGATAGAGAGTCGTGGTGGAAGACGATCAAGGGAAAGATCGAAAACACGGTGGATGATCTCAAAGAGGATTTTGACGACTTTGTCGAACATATCCACAGCTCACATGATGCCGATTCTGACACGTAG